The following are from one region of the Rhipicephalus microplus isolate Deutch F79 chromosome 1, USDA_Rmic, whole genome shotgun sequence genome:
- the LOC142767887 gene encoding uncharacterized protein LOC142767887: protein MQHPGLEYSAGNLTGGWHAACMSYRISDTEEQVHQSNAGGGKDWCSDVDLATNNRHSSGNSKTDTAWSSDETTYTGLPSRETASLNETRIVSSKHRRILDKDDDVRTEQLFVQLPLPFQRTPVDQLRPGSSSERVFGELLHECKYSVPITFEAMLEDM from the exons ATGCAGCACCCAGGTCTCGAGTACTCTGCAGGCAATCTAACGGGAGGTTGGCACGCTGCATGTATGTCGTATCGAATCTCCGACACTGAAGAGCAGGTACACCAGAGCAACGCTGGTGGTGGAAAAGATTGGTGCAGCGATGTTGATCTTGCGACGAACAACAGACATTCTTCAG gaaactccaaaactgatACTGCCTGGTCATCTGACGAAACGACGTACACTGGGCTTCCGTCTCGGGAGACTGCCAGCCTTAATGAGACACGAATTGTATCGTCGAAACACCGGAGAATCCTCGACAAGGACGACGATGTTCGTACAGAGCAGCTTTTTGTGCAGCTGCCGCTACCGTTTCAGCGTACGCCTGTCGACCAGCTTCGACCTGGCTCGTCGTCAGAAAGAGTATTTGGCGAACTTCTTCATGAGTGCAAATACAGTGTGCCCATCACCTTCGAGGCTATGCTCGAGGACATGTGA